The Methylomusa anaerophila genome has a segment encoding these proteins:
- a CDS encoding ABC transporter ATP-binding protein: MILVKGLVKKFAERVAVDHLDLTIEPGETFGLLGPNGAGKTTTIRVLTMLTRPTEGEININGWHLPADETKVKAVIGVVPQHLNLDADLTARENLDLHGRLHHIPEAGRRRRVEELLEYVELVERGNDMVNTFSGGMKRRLMIARALMHQPQVLFLDEPTVGLDPQVRRKLWDLIRRLNGEGLTVLLTTHYIEEAEQLCQRVAIMEKGRLIALNSPAALCRRLGKFVVEWADQGGTEYRFFASRAEAADFAAALTVNATLRYTNLEDVFVEITGRKVAG, encoded by the coding sequence ATGATATTGGTAAAAGGCCTGGTCAAGAAGTTTGCTGAACGGGTAGCTGTAGATCACTTGGATCTAACCATCGAACCAGGGGAAACATTTGGGCTTTTAGGACCTAACGGCGCGGGCAAAACAACAACTATCCGGGTTTTGACCATGCTGACCCGGCCCACGGAAGGCGAGATCAACATTAACGGCTGGCATCTGCCGGCGGATGAGACCAAAGTCAAGGCAGTCATCGGAGTAGTTCCCCAGCATTTGAATCTGGATGCCGACTTAACCGCCAGGGAAAATTTGGACTTGCACGGTCGCTTGCATCATATTCCAGAGGCCGGGCGCCGGCGGCGGGTGGAAGAGTTGCTGGAGTATGTGGAACTCGTGGAGCGGGGAAATGACATGGTCAATACCTTTTCCGGCGGGATGAAACGCCGGCTGATGATTGCCCGGGCGCTGATGCACCAGCCCCAGGTATTGTTTCTGGATGAACCTACGGTTGGCCTTGATCCGCAAGTTCGCCGCAAACTATGGGACCTGATTCGCCGGTTAAACGGAGAAGGTCTGACCGTGCTGCTCACTACCCACTATATTGAGGAAGCGGAACAGTTGTGCCAACGGGTGGCGATTATGGAAAAGGGAAGGCTCATTGCTCTTAACAGTCCGGCGGCCTTATGCCGGCGACTTGGCAAATTCGTGGTGGAATGGGCTGACCAGGGCGGCACGGAGTACCGGTTTTTTGCCAGCCGGGCCGAGGCCGCAGATTTTGCTGCGGCGTTGACGGTAAACGCTACATTGCGTTATACCAACCTGGAAGATGTATTTGTGGAAATAACAGGACGGAAAGTGGCCGGATAA
- a CDS encoding CCA tRNA nucleotidyltransferase, producing MEQARLIVKALADAGHQAYIVGGAVRDLLLGKSSQDIDIATSASADEIRQAAAAHGWGTVEVGAAFGVIIVVVGETTYDVATFRAETYGEDSHRPEQVQLGVSLTEDLQRRDFTMNAMALDIDGNIIDLFGGRDDIAAKLIRTVGNPYERFAEDALRMFRAARFAACFGFRLDPAAQAAFSPNLARVAGLSVERVRNELQATLIAPWASVGLKIMMVTGLLAAECRNTEQRVARSVPILPELGRLPGLPQNARYHKYDVWTHTLATVDNVPAAAALRWAALLHDVAKGWPGVRTVNKYGQPSDPGHERVGAEVAEQILLRLKVSSAVTGQVAWLIRRHLILPVPEEKKVLGWLRRLARDFRNIREFRQQVDQLLELHRADRLAGHTMPDIETLDRVKELVAAICRQVPFYPGQLSISGKEIAARLGTGPQVGKFQLNLLERIQTGELANTRDSLLAALTARLKRQPVSNQD from the coding sequence ATGGAACAAGCCAGGCTGATTGTAAAAGCGCTCGCTGACGCGGGGCATCAGGCGTATATCGTCGGCGGCGCCGTGCGTGACCTATTGCTGGGAAAATCCTCCCAGGACATAGATATAGCTACCAGCGCTTCTGCCGACGAGATACGGCAGGCTGCCGCCGCTCATGGCTGGGGAACGGTAGAAGTCGGAGCGGCTTTTGGCGTAATCATTGTGGTCGTGGGTGAAACAACCTACGATGTTGCCACTTTTCGGGCGGAAACATACGGTGAGGACAGTCATCGACCGGAACAAGTACAACTGGGAGTATCTTTGACGGAAGATTTGCAGCGCCGGGATTTTACCATGAATGCCATGGCCCTCGATATTGACGGCAATATCATCGATCTGTTTGGCGGGCGGGACGATATCGCCGCCAAACTCATTCGTACTGTCGGCAATCCCTATGAAAGATTTGCCGAAGATGCTCTTAGAATGTTCAGGGCCGCCCGTTTTGCCGCCTGCTTTGGTTTCCGGCTTGACCCTGCGGCCCAGGCGGCCTTCAGTCCGAATCTGGCGCGGGTTGCCGGCCTGTCGGTAGAGAGAGTGCGGAATGAACTGCAAGCTACGCTGATCGCACCATGGGCGAGTGTGGGGCTTAAAATTATGATGGTTACCGGTCTCTTGGCGGCAGAGTGCAGGAATACCGAACAAAGGGTTGCCAGGTCTGTGCCTATTTTGCCTGAGCTTGGCCGTTTGCCCGGTTTACCTCAGAATGCCAGATACCATAAATATGATGTATGGACCCATACCCTGGCAACTGTGGATAACGTGCCTGCCGCCGCCGCCTTGCGCTGGGCAGCTCTGCTGCATGACGTGGCCAAGGGATGGCCGGGAGTACGGACAGTAAACAAGTATGGTCAGCCATCTGATCCGGGACATGAGCGAGTTGGCGCCGAGGTGGCGGAACAAATCCTCCTTAGACTTAAAGTGAGTTCCGCGGTAACCGGCCAAGTAGCCTGGCTGATTCGGCGCCACTTAATTTTGCCTGTTCCCGAGGAAAAAAAGGTATTGGGGTGGCTCCGACGTTTGGCCAGGGATTTCAGGAACATCCGGGAATTTAGGCAACAGGTTGATCAGCTTCTGGAACTGCACCGGGCCGACAGGCTGGCCGGTCATACCATGCCGGATATTGAAACCCTTGATAGAGTAAAGGAACTGGTTGCAGCCATCTGCCGGCAAGTCCCCTTTTATCCGGGGCAATTAAGTATCAGCGGCAAAGAGATCGCCGCCCGGCTGGGGACCGGTCCGCAGGTGGGAAAATTTCAGCTTAATCTGCTGGAAAGGATACAAACCGGGGAATTGGCCAACACCCGCGATTCTCTGCTGGCGGCCCTCACGGCCAGGCTGAAGCGGCAGCCGGTGTCCAATCAGGATTAA
- the serC gene encoding 3-phosphoserine/phosphohydroxythreonine transaminase — protein MAKTVKRVHNFYSGPAALPLSILQQAQAELLDFNGTGMSIMEISHRSKDYEAVHNRAIELLKELLGIPAGYDVLFLQGGASLQFAMVPMNFLAPGKKAGYVMTGTWAEKAYAQAEKLGEVFIAASAKEGNYRRIPSPGELNYGPDTAYLHITSNNTIFGTQWQSFPETGAVPLIADMSSDILSKPFDVSKFALIYAGAQKNLGPAGVTVVIIRHDLLDRANKKVPTMLRYETYAKDNSLYNTPPTFNIYMVSLMLAWVKEQGGLAALHRRNQEKAALVYDAIDASNGFYVGHAQPDVRSLMNITFRLANEDLEKKFLDAAKQAGFVGLAGHRSVGGCRASAYNAVPYESCLALRELMFTFQKENW, from the coding sequence ATGGCTAAAACTGTTAAAAGGGTACACAACTTTTATTCCGGGCCGGCGGCTCTTCCCTTGTCCATTCTCCAACAAGCGCAAGCGGAACTTTTGGATTTTAACGGCACAGGCATGTCCATCATGGAGATCAGCCATCGCAGCAAAGACTACGAGGCGGTGCACAATCGCGCTATTGAATTATTGAAGGAGTTGCTGGGTATACCCGCAGGTTATGATGTTCTGTTCCTGCAAGGAGGAGCCAGTCTCCAGTTTGCCATGGTACCCATGAACTTTCTGGCACCCGGCAAAAAGGCCGGATACGTCATGACCGGGACCTGGGCGGAGAAAGCTTATGCCCAAGCGGAAAAACTGGGCGAGGTCTTTATCGCCGCCAGTGCCAAAGAAGGAAACTACCGCCGTATACCGTCTCCCGGGGAACTCAACTACGGCCCGGATACCGCCTATCTTCACATTACTTCCAACAATACTATCTTCGGCACCCAGTGGCAGTCTTTCCCCGAGACCGGCGCCGTGCCGCTGATTGCCGACATGTCCAGCGATATCTTGTCCAAACCGTTTGACGTGAGCAAATTCGCCCTGATTTATGCCGGAGCCCAAAAGAATCTTGGTCCTGCCGGCGTAACGGTAGTTATCATCCGGCACGACCTTTTAGATCGGGCGAATAAGAAAGTGCCGACCATGCTGCGGTACGAGACATATGCCAAAGACAACTCATTATACAATACGCCGCCCACTTTCAACATATATATGGTCAGTCTGATGCTGGCCTGGGTAAAAGAACAGGGCGGTCTTGCAGCCCTGCACCGCCGCAATCAGGAAAAAGCGGCTCTGGTTTATGATGCAATTGATGCCAGCAATGGTTTCTATGTCGGTCATGCCCAACCGGATGTCCGCTCGCTGATGAATATTACATTCCGGCTGGCTAACGAGGATCTGGAGAAAAAATTCCTTGATGCGGCTAAGCAAGCCGGTTTCGTCGGTCTGGCGGGACACCGCTCGGTAGGGGGCTGCCGGGCTTCTGCCTATAACGCGGTTCCCTATGAGTCCTGCCTGGCTTTACGGGAGCTAATGTTTACTTTTCAAAAAGAAAATTGGTAG
- a CDS encoding helix-turn-helix domain-containing protein gives MNKRYTDLLAYYIKKSGMSLRQIACRCQEKGHKIAPSYISKLQNGHLPPPSEDVSRVLAEVLDGNPEILIYLGYFAKAPSIIRQKLHPEFAEISFDVYLFARRIAKLPPKYREKIVNELEWLEALEASELST, from the coding sequence ATGAATAAACGTTATACAGATTTACTGGCTTATTACATTAAGAAAAGCGGCATGTCGTTACGGCAAATCGCCTGCCGTTGCCAGGAAAAAGGACATAAAATTGCCCCGTCATATATCAGTAAGCTGCAAAACGGCCATTTACCCCCGCCTTCCGAAGACGTCTCACGGGTATTGGCCGAGGTGCTGGACGGCAACCCGGAAATACTGATTTATTTAGGCTATTTCGCCAAAGCTCCCTCTATTATCCGCCAGAAATTACATCCCGAGTTTGCTGAAATCTCTTTTGATGTTTATTTATTCGCCCGTAGGATAGCTAAACTCCCCCCCAAATACAGAGAAAAAATAGTAAATGAATTAGAGTGGCTAGAAGCGTTGGAAGCAAGTGAACTGTCTACCTAA
- a CDS encoding tetratricopeptide repeat protein, translating into MDNQDKINEVTPACGCGCSSCGDSGGGEAPAASEFSLHMEKLQEAGDAAAIAAECRQVLAADPANSEAYFWLGVVSSMAGNYQQAVDEYSQAIELSPRIFQYYSYRGSAYAAQGDVQNAVLDYSKALLYHPQDWLSYANRGVIYLENQMYDHAIDDLTKAIDLEPADLGSYLSRGDAFVAKNLFSVAIADYSKVLTESPEDTNALMKRGQAYFEIGMNDEAMADLNRALELEPENIMLLAVRASVYLGQGKMDEAIADFSRAAELDPEDARPYFFRGVAHVAKKEYAEAIEDLNRSLACNPDNALTYYNKALCCEIEQRTEEAVAAFKRFLELANPEAAEFQHAQERIKALDGSGNGDLIQ; encoded by the coding sequence ATGGATAATCAGGATAAGATTAACGAGGTTACCCCGGCTTGCGGCTGCGGGTGTTCGTCCTGCGGCGACTCTGGCGGCGGGGAGGCGCCGGCGGCTAGCGAGTTTAGTCTGCATATGGAGAAACTGCAGGAAGCAGGAGATGCCGCGGCCATCGCGGCAGAATGCCGCCAGGTTTTGGCGGCGGATCCTGCAAACAGCGAAGCTTATTTTTGGCTGGGTGTGGTGTCATCCATGGCAGGCAATTACCAGCAGGCAGTGGACGAATACTCCCAAGCAATTGAGTTGAGTCCGAGAATTTTTCAGTACTATTCTTATCGCGGCAGTGCCTACGCGGCTCAGGGCGATGTCCAGAATGCCGTCCTGGACTATAGCAAAGCGCTGCTGTACCATCCCCAGGATTGGTTAAGTTACGCCAATCGCGGCGTAATCTATTTGGAAAACCAGATGTATGATCATGCTATTGATGATTTAACGAAAGCCATTGATTTGGAGCCTGCCGACCTGGGCTCATACCTTAGCAGAGGCGACGCCTTTGTGGCGAAGAACTTGTTTTCCGTGGCCATTGCCGACTATTCCAAAGTTCTTACCGAGTCTCCGGAAGATACTAACGCGCTAATGAAGCGGGGACAAGCCTACTTTGAAATCGGCATGAACGATGAAGCCATGGCCGATTTAAACAGGGCCTTGGAACTTGAGCCGGAAAATATCATGCTTCTAGCTGTCCGGGCCTCTGTTTATCTGGGTCAGGGTAAAATGGACGAGGCCATTGCCGACTTCAGCCGGGCGGCGGAACTGGACCCGGAAGACGCAAGGCCCTACTTTTTCCGGGGAGTGGCTCATGTAGCCAAAAAAGAATACGCCGAGGCCATTGAGGATTTAAACCGCTCCCTTGCGTGTAATCCGGACAATGCCCTTACTTATTATAATAAAGCGTTATGCTGCGAAATCGAGCAGCGAACAGAGGAAGCCGTCGCTGCTTTTAAACGGTTTTTGGAACTGGCCAATCCCGAGGCGGCTGAATTCCAGCACGCCCAGGAACGTATTAAGGCCTTGGATGGTTCCGGTAACGGTGATTTGATCCAATGA
- a CDS encoding aldo/keto reductase — translation MEKRSLGRTGLMVTPISFGALPVQRCTFGEAGAVLQAALDAGINFIDTARAYTDSEEKIGRYAASRRKEFYLATKSLARTREAMLMDIDTSLQMMRTDYIDLYQIHNIKVEQDLNAVMAPSGALAALKEAKAAGKIRHIGITGHNFGLLVQALKSNQFDTVQAPFNCVEQGALTELFPLARSMDIGCIVMKPLGGGLIESADLALRFILENDYLVAIPGMDRVEQIAANLSVTRDFQPLSAAEKAKLKAEAEALGPNFCRRCGYCLPCPQGIDIPTMFIFHLQYVKYGLKTAIPDRYAGLKAKASACVECGECETRCPYNLPIRQRMKQVAADLG, via the coding sequence ATGGAAAAAAGAAGTTTGGGACGCACCGGCTTAATGGTTACCCCCATTAGCTTTGGCGCTTTACCGGTGCAACGCTGTACATTCGGGGAAGCGGGCGCTGTATTGCAGGCGGCCCTTGATGCCGGCATTAATTTCATTGACACTGCCCGGGCATATACGGATAGTGAGGAAAAAATCGGCCGGTATGCTGCTTCGCGCCGCAAGGAATTTTATTTGGCGACAAAGAGCCTGGCCAGGACGAGAGAAGCCATGTTGATGGATATTGATACAAGTCTTCAGATGATGCGGACCGATTATATTGACTTGTATCAGATTCATAATATAAAAGTGGAGCAGGATTTAAACGCCGTCATGGCGCCGAGCGGGGCATTGGCGGCGCTCAAGGAGGCCAAAGCCGCCGGTAAGATCAGACACATCGGCATTACCGGCCATAATTTCGGACTGCTGGTTCAAGCCTTGAAATCCAACCAGTTTGACACCGTCCAGGCCCCGTTTAACTGCGTGGAGCAGGGGGCGCTGACGGAACTCTTTCCTTTAGCCCGTTCTATGGATATAGGCTGTATCGTCATGAAACCCCTGGGGGGCGGACTGATCGAAAGTGCCGATCTTGCTCTCCGGTTTATATTGGAGAATGATTACCTGGTGGCCATTCCCGGTATGGACCGGGTGGAACAAATTGCCGCCAATTTATCCGTGACCAGGGATTTTCAGCCATTGTCCGCTGCCGAAAAGGCTAAACTCAAGGCTGAGGCTGAAGCCCTGGGCCCGAACTTTTGCCGCCGCTGCGGCTATTGTCTGCCCTGTCCGCAGGGAATTGATATTCCCACCATGTTTATCTTCCATTTGCAGTATGTCAAATATGGATTGAAAACCGCTATTCCCGACCGTTATGCGGGCCTGAAAGCGAAGGCTTCCGCCTGTGTGGAGTGCGGGGAATGTGAAACGCGCTGCCCTTATAATTTGCCTATCCGGCAGCGCATGAAGCAAGTCGCGGCGGACCTTGGTTAA
- a CDS encoding NAD(P)/FAD-dependent oxidoreductase, producing MANNRFDVAVVGGGPAGLSAVITGRIRNKEIGLFEHLDFSQKLQKAHIVDNYPGIPQVSGKGLIQQFASHALAHGPALIKEKVLNIFPGDEFFTLLTAGNTYEAKTVILATGVVSTLLFNGERDFLGRGVSYCATCDGRMFEGKDVAVISYTTEGENEAGFLGEICRNVYYLPQYKGDFSKMRAEVKVLDAKPKAIFGDAQVEKLVTDKEELKVHGVFILRQSDPVENILPGLELDGEVIKVNRDMSTSIPGVFAAGDCTGKPWQVAKATGEGLMAMLSAISYLGSKRDSKPE from the coding sequence TTGGCGAACAATCGGTTTGACGTTGCGGTTGTTGGCGGGGGACCGGCGGGGTTATCCGCCGTTATCACCGGCCGTATCCGCAATAAGGAAATTGGTTTGTTTGAGCATCTTGACTTTAGCCAAAAGCTTCAGAAAGCTCACATTGTTGACAACTATCCGGGAATTCCCCAGGTAAGCGGTAAAGGTCTTATCCAGCAGTTTGCCTCGCATGCTTTAGCCCATGGCCCGGCTTTGATAAAAGAAAAAGTGCTCAATATTTTTCCCGGGGACGAGTTCTTTACCCTGCTTACTGCCGGAAATACCTACGAAGCCAAAACCGTGATACTGGCTACCGGAGTTGTCAGCACTCTTTTGTTTAACGGTGAGCGGGATTTCCTCGGCCGGGGGGTCAGCTACTGCGCGACTTGCGACGGGCGTATGTTTGAGGGCAAGGATGTGGCGGTTATCTCCTACACTACCGAAGGGGAAAATGAAGCCGGCTTCTTGGGTGAAATCTGCCGTAATGTCTATTATCTGCCGCAGTACAAAGGTGACTTTTCCAAGATGCGGGCCGAGGTAAAAGTCCTGGATGCCAAGCCGAAGGCCATTTTCGGCGACGCACAAGTTGAAAAGCTGGTGACGGACAAAGAAGAGCTAAAGGTCCATGGCGTTTTTATCCTGCGGCAGTCCGACCCGGTAGAGAATATATTGCCGGGATTGGAACTGGACGGCGAAGTAATAAAAGTCAATCGTGACATGTCCACCAGTATACCCGGGGTATTTGCGGCCGGCGACTGTACAGGCAAACCCTGGCAGGTGGCCAAAGCCACCGGCGAAGGCCTGATGGCCATGCTCAGCGCGATCAGTTACCTGGGTTCAAAAAGGGATAGCAAGCCTGAATAA
- a CDS encoding GNAT family N-acetyltransferase, which yields MMNIRIVRINDEAMKSLHTKEILRSLPEWFGNEKALCEYVKNVAKLPYWIALNQNESSVGFISVKIHYGNTGDIYVFGVLPEYHNQGIGKKLLASAAEYFRQNGCKYVIVKTLSEKARYEPYERTRKFYTRAGFEPLITLTEMWAEENPCLIMIKKFD from the coding sequence ATGATGAACATCAGGATAGTTAGAATAAACGATGAAGCTATGAAATCGCTGCACACGAAGGAGATTCTTAGAAGCTTGCCCGAATGGTTTGGCAATGAAAAAGCGCTCTGCGAATATGTGAAAAACGTTGCAAAACTTCCATACTGGATTGCCTTAAATCAAAATGAAAGTAGCGTTGGATTTATTTCCGTTAAAATTCATTATGGAAATACAGGTGATATTTATGTATTTGGCGTGTTGCCCGAATACCATAACCAAGGTATAGGGAAAAAGCTTTTGGCTTCAGCGGCTGAGTATTTTAGGCAAAACGGTTGTAAATATGTGATTGTAAAGACCTTGAGTGAAAAAGCCCGATATGAACCCTACGAGCGAACAAGAAAGTTCTATACGAGAGCAGGATTTGAACCGCTCATTACCCTGACGGAAATGTGGGCTGAAGAAAATCCATGTCTGATCATGATTAAAAAATTCGATTAA
- a CDS encoding helix-turn-helix domain-containing protein, giving the protein MNIGAMIKSERKRQNISMNTLAKRAEIGQSTLSYIESGQRQPTFEVIERIVKGLGLTLGEFFTKEKSELEPELRRLVDTAKKLTPEQRESLQRLLDAINKD; this is encoded by the coding sequence ATGAATATAGGAGCAATGATTAAATCCGAGCGGAAACGCCAAAATATTAGCATGAACACATTAGCCAAGCGGGCTGAGATTGGACAATCAACATTAAGTTATATAGAAAGCGGTCAAAGACAACCAACCTTTGAAGTTATAGAACGTATTGTTAAAGGATTAGGCCTTACTCTTGGCGAGTTCTTTACTAAAGAAAAGTCGGAACTTGAACCGGAACTTCGCCGTTTAGTAGATACAGCTAAAAAACTTACACCTGAGCAAAGAGAATCTCTTCAAAGATTGTTAGATGCGATAAATAAGGATTAA